The proteins below are encoded in one region of Silene latifolia isolate original U9 population chromosome 2, ASM4854445v1, whole genome shotgun sequence:
- the LOC141631346 gene encoding UDP-glycosyltransferase 708C1-like — MVTSARFFSLMVSLLDAPLVRGKDVILPGIKPIHADEPPPIMYNTEHAFVRLIIANAPHLLHAKGILVNTFENFESDTLSALRLGRVFKDLPPVFPIGPLHRLEMEKGSNYVAWLDKQPVKSVVFVSFGSRTAMGKDQIKELGDGLQRSGMRFLWVIKTTMVDKDDKEELTNLLGPTFFELTNNKGLILKEFVNQEEVLSHPSIGGFLTHSGWNSVLESAQLRIPLLAWPPGGDQRVNAAVMKDAGLGIWERHWGSENQGLIMAHDIKDKIMELMTSDKLRANVEKVAYEAKKAWEIDGSSSLMFNKIIDIISKTPKN; from the exons ATGGTTACGTCTGCTAGGTTTTTCTCGCTTATGGTTAGTTTGTTGGATGCTCCTCTTGTAAGGGGTAAAGATGTCATTTTACCAGGGATAAAGCCGATACATGCAGACGAACCTCCTCCGATTATGTATAATACGGAACATGCCTTTGTAAGATTGATCATTGCTAATGCTCCACATCTTCTTCATGCTAAGGGTATTTTGGTCAATACCTTTGAGAATTTTGAGTCTGATACCTTATCCGCCCTTCGACTTGGTCGAGTCTTTAAGGATCTTCCACCCGTATTCCCAATAGGGCCTTTACATCGACTTGAAATGGAGAAAG GATCAAATTATGTAGCATGGCTAGACAAGCAACCAGTAAAATCAGTGGTATTCGTGTCCTTCGGAAGCCGAACCGCCATGGGCAAGGACCAAATAAAGGAACTAGGAGACGGTCTCCAAAGAAGTGGGATGAGGTTCTTATGGGTGATCAAGACTACAATGGTTGACAAAGATGACAAAGAAGAGCTAACCAATTTACTAGGTCCCACATTCTTTGAATTGACCAACAATAAAGGATTAATCCTTAAAGAATTTGTTAACCAAGAAGAAGTCCTAAGCCACCCTTCAATTGGAGGGTTCTTGACCCATAGTGGATGGAACTCGGTCCTCGAGTCAGCTCAACTACGGATACCACTCCTTGCTTGGCCGCCTGGGGGCGACCAAAGGGTTAATGCCGCGGTGATGAAGGATGCCGGGTTGGGTATTTGGGAAAGGCATTGGGGAAGTGAAAATCAAGGCTTAATTATGGCTCATGATATTAAGGATAAGATTATGGAGTTAATGACAAGTGATAAGTTGAGAGCTAATGTTGAAAAAGTTGCTTATGAGGCTAAAAAAGCTTGGGAGATTGATGGAAGTTCAAGTTTAATGTTTAACaaaattattgatataattagtaAGACACCTAAAAATTGA